CAACGGTCTCGGCCGCCTCGCCAGGACCCAGCCCGGTCTGCTCGCCGCCGACTTCGCGGTCCTGCTGGAGCCCACCGACGGCGGGATCGAAGGCGGCTGCAAAGGCACGCTGCGCGTCGACGTCACGGCCAAGGGCATCTCGGCGCACTCGGCGCGACCGTGGAACGGGCACAACGCGATTCACGAGGCGGGCGCGATCCTCGGCCGCCTGTCGGCCTATCAGCCGGCGACCGTGAACGTCGACGGTCTGGACTATCACGAGGCCCTCAACGCCGTCGGTATCGCCGGCGGGATCGCCGGCAACGTGATCCCGGACAAATGTGTGGTCACCGTGAACTACCGCTTCGCCCCCAACAAGAGCGCCGCCGAGGCGTTCGAACACGTGCAGCAGGTCTTCAGCGGCTATGTCATCGAGCTCACCGACGCCGCGGACGGTGCCCGCCCGGGGCTGGACAAACCGGCAGCCCAGGCATTCGTCGCGGCGCTCGGACTGCCCGTGATCGCCAAGGAGGGCTGGACCGACGTGGCCCGGCTGTCGGCCCTCGGGGTGCCGGCGGTGAACTTCGGCCCAGGCGACCCGAATCTGGCGCACACCGACGACGAATGGTGCGACGAGACCCAGATCACGGATGCGTTGGACGCCCTCACACGTTGGTTACGCTAGTTGGGTGTTTGTTTTCCTGATCGTCCTGCTGGTGCTGGTCATCGGCCTGGTCGTCGCGGGTGTGGTCGGGATGTACGGCGGCCACCTGGATCCGCCGGTGCGCACCAGCCCGTTCGAGGAACTGCCGCCGACCGTGCGCCCAGGCGACGTCGATGGACTGCGGTTCGACCAGACGCTGCGCGGCTACCGGATGGGCCAGGTCGACGACACCCTTGACCGGTTGCGTGACGCGTTGGCGGACAAGGACCGGCAGCTGGCCGAGCAGAGTGCCCGGATCGCCGAGCTCACCGGGCAGCGGCTGGACAGCCTCACCGACGGCCCCGGGCCGGCGTGACCTCGGTCACCGTCCGTTCGCACAGCGCTGCGGACCCCGCCCGGCTGTGGCGCGCCGCCAGCGAATTCGCCCGCCACTCGGCGTACTTCCCGTTCACGACGGTCACGGTCACCAGCGGGACGGGCGAGCAGGTCGGGGACACGATCCTCGGACTGACCCGGATCGGGCCGCTCACCCTGGCCGACCCAATGACCATCACGACGTACGACGAGCCGCACGGTTACGCCGTACGCAAGACCGGGTCGGTGCTGACCGGGCAGGTTCAGGTGCAGGTGCGCCCGGACGGTACCGGCAGTGCGGTCGTGTGGACCGCCGACGTCGCCCCGGCCTGGCGCTGGGCGCGGATCGCCGGACCGGTCAACACGCTGATCTCGCGGGCGGTCTACAGCCACGCCGTGAACGCAATGGCCCGCACCGCGGAGTCACTCGATGGGTGACGCGGTGCGGGGCGCGGACGGCAAGGCGCGCTGCCCCTGGGGAGCCGCCCCGGACTACGTGGCCTATCACGACCAGGAATGGGGCCACCCGGTGCGCGAGGAGGCCGCGTTGCTGGAACGCATCACCCTCGAGGCGTTCCAGTCGGGGCTTTCCTGGCTGACCATCCTGCGCAAGCGGCCCGCCTTCCGGGTTGCGTTCGCTGATTTCGACCCGGACGCGGTCGCCGCCTTCACCGACGCCGACCGGGAGCGGCTGATGGCGGACGCCGGGATCGTGCGCAACCGTCGCAAGGTCGACGCCGCGATCGCCAATGCCAAGGCCACCGTCGCCCTGCGCGCCGACGGGGGATTGGTCGAGTTGTTCTGGTCCTTCCAGCCTTCGCCGGTAACCCGGCCGCAGAACCTCGCCGCCGTGCCCGCCGCCACGCCGGAATCGGTCGCGCTGGCCAAAGCCCTGCGCGCGAGCGGGTTCGAGCACATCGGGCCGACCACGATGTACGCCGCGATGCAAGCCTGCGGGGTCGTCACCGATCATCTGGTCGACTGTGATTTCGGCGGTGCGGCATGACCACGGTGACCACGTCCCCGGCGGTGGTGCGGGACACGTGGTGGCAGCGGCTGGCCGCGCAGCGACTGGTCTGGGCGGTGCTCGGGGTCTACTTGCTCGCGCGGGCCTTCAGTGCGGCCCTGCTGATGTGGATCGCCAGCCAGCAGGATCTGAGCACGATGCCCGGGGCCAACGGCGCGACCGGGCACGCGTCGTACTGGGACATCACCCACATCTGGGACGGTGACTGGTACCGCACCATCGCCGAGCACGGCTACCCCAC
The window above is part of the Branchiibius hedensis genome. Proteins encoded here:
- a CDS encoding DivIVA domain-containing protein, yielding MFVFLIVLLVLVIGLVVAGVVGMYGGHLDPPVRTSPFEELPPTVRPGDVDGLRFDQTLRGYRMGQVDDTLDRLRDALADKDRQLAEQSARIAELTGQRLDSLTDGPGPA
- a CDS encoding SRPBCC family protein, which gives rise to MTSVTVRSHSAADPARLWRAASEFARHSAYFPFTTVTVTSGTGEQVGDTILGLTRIGPLTLADPMTITTYDEPHGYAVRKTGSVLTGQVQVQVRPDGTGSAVVWTADVAPAWRWARIAGPVNTLISRAVYSHAVNAMARTAESLDG
- the dapE gene encoding succinyl-diaminopimelate desuccinylase — encoded protein: MAHLDLHQDVVALTAALCDVPSVSKDEGELADAIEAALTPLTHLQVVRDGNTIVARTDLGRAERVILAGHIDTVPITDPPNVPSQRIGGRLLGRGSTDMKGGVAVQMALAASLLEPSRDITYVFYDCEEIEDQFNGLGRLARTQPGLLAADFAVLLEPTDGGIEGGCKGTLRVDVTAKGISAHSARPWNGHNAIHEAGAILGRLSAYQPATVNVDGLDYHEALNAVGIAGGIAGNVIPDKCVVTVNYRFAPNKSAAEAFEHVQQVFSGYVIELTDAADGARPGLDKPAAQAFVAALGLPVIAKEGWTDVARLSALGVPAVNFGPGDPNLAHTDDEWCDETQITDALDALTRWLR
- a CDS encoding DNA-3-methyladenine glycosylase I is translated as MGDAVRGADGKARCPWGAAPDYVAYHDQEWGHPVREEAALLERITLEAFQSGLSWLTILRKRPAFRVAFADFDPDAVAAFTDADRERLMADAGIVRNRRKVDAAIANAKATVALRADGGLVELFWSFQPSPVTRPQNLAAVPAATPESVALAKALRASGFEHIGPTTMYAAMQACGVVTDHLVDCDFGGAA